In the Halococcus hamelinensis 100A6 genome, one interval contains:
- a CDS encoding Lrp/AsnC family transcriptional regulator, giving the protein MNGSQDATAALDETDLALLEQVEADFDVSLETIADELGLSKSAVHYRLNKLEANGVIRGVTADVDPLALGLELTAVTDVMVTHETGYSEAIGESLVALDGVEHVYYTMGDVDFVVVSRVQSRDQLNDLIDRIVAVEGVNETASKFVLDEFDDHAVSSNLTPAARNAILEPADR; this is encoded by the coding sequence ATGAACGGTTCACAGGACGCGACCGCAGCGCTCGACGAGACCGACCTCGCGCTGCTCGAACAGGTCGAGGCGGATTTCGACGTCAGCCTCGAAACGATCGCCGACGAACTCGGCCTCTCGAAGTCGGCGGTCCACTATCGGCTCAACAAACTCGAAGCCAACGGCGTCATCCGCGGGGTGACGGCCGACGTCGACCCCCTCGCGCTGGGGCTGGAGCTGACCGCGGTCACGGACGTCATGGTAACCCACGAGACCGGCTACTCCGAGGCGATCGGGGAGTCGCTGGTCGCGCTCGACGGGGTCGAACACGTCTACTACACGATGGGCGACGTCGACTTCGTCGTGGTGAGCCGCGTCCAGAGCCGCGACCAGCTCAACGACCTCATCGACCGGATCGTCGCGGTCGAGGGCGTCAACGAGACCGCCTCGAAGTTCGTGCTCGACGAGTTCGACGACCACGCCGTCTCGTCGAACCTCACGCCCGCGGCACGGAACGCGATCCTCGAACCCGCCGACCGCTGA
- a CDS encoding aminotransferase family protein — protein MSEPEPPVEANAVERTDREHVFGTWSYQSEVDPTQVVDASGVRFTTADGNEYIDFSGQLMCSNLGHSADRVADAVAEQVRDVPFVAPNYTTDARAKLGEQLAEITPGDLSKTFFSTSGTEAVEAALKIARLYTGKQKVVSRYRSYHGATHGSISVTGDPRRLAAEPGVPGTIKAPDPYAYGSTLDPMESLEYIDEMLMLEGDTVAAVLVEPIVGSNGILVPPDEYLPRLKEIAHDHDALLICDEVMSGFGRTGEWFGCDVFDVEPDIMTMAKGLTGAYQPLGATTVTSAIADHFEDELFCHGHTYAGHPVAVAAGAAAVETYREENLIEHASEVGDYLGERTAELGERHPSVGETRGVGLFRGIELTRDPEKRVPFGERADKVSTGTTVVDEVSATAADHGTYVANMINTLIVAPPLPITESEVDEAIDALDAGLDVSDDAMDD, from the coding sequence ATGAGCGAACCCGAGCCACCGGTCGAGGCCAACGCGGTCGAACGCACCGACAGGGAACACGTCTTCGGGACGTGGTCCTACCAGTCCGAGGTCGACCCCACCCAGGTCGTCGACGCGAGCGGCGTCCGCTTCACGACCGCCGACGGCAACGAGTACATCGACTTCTCGGGCCAGCTGATGTGTTCGAACCTCGGTCACTCCGCCGACCGGGTCGCCGACGCAGTCGCCGAGCAGGTACGGGACGTGCCGTTCGTCGCGCCGAACTACACCACCGACGCGCGCGCGAAGCTCGGCGAACAGCTCGCCGAGATAACTCCAGGGGATCTCTCGAAGACCTTCTTCTCGACCAGCGGGACCGAGGCGGTCGAGGCCGCGCTCAAGATCGCCCGGCTCTACACGGGCAAACAGAAGGTCGTCTCGCGCTATCGCTCCTACCACGGCGCGACCCACGGCTCGATCAGCGTCACCGGCGACCCGCGACGGCTCGCCGCCGAACCCGGCGTTCCGGGCACCATCAAGGCTCCCGATCCCTACGCCTACGGTTCGACGCTCGACCCGATGGAGAGTTTGGAGTACATCGACGAGATGCTGATGCTCGAAGGCGACACCGTCGCCGCCGTTCTCGTCGAACCCATCGTGGGTTCGAACGGGATCCTGGTCCCGCCGGACGAGTACCTCCCCCGACTCAAGGAGATCGCCCACGACCACGATGCGCTCCTGATCTGTGACGAGGTGATGAGCGGGTTCGGTCGCACGGGCGAGTGGTTCGGCTGTGACGTCTTCGACGTCGAACCCGACATCATGACGATGGCGAAGGGGCTCACGGGAGCCTACCAGCCGCTCGGCGCGACGACCGTCACCTCGGCGATCGCCGACCACTTCGAGGACGAACTGTTCTGTCACGGCCACACCTACGCCGGTCACCCGGTCGCGGTCGCGGCGGGGGCCGCGGCGGTCGAGACCTACCGGGAGGAGAACCTGATCGAGCACGCGAGCGAGGTCGGCGACTACCTCGGCGAGCGGACCGCGGAGCTCGGCGAGCGCCACCCGAGCGTCGGCGAGACGCGCGGGGTCGGCCTCTTCCGGGGGATCGAGCTCACCAGAGACCCCGAAAAACGGGTTCCGTTCGGCGAGCGCGCGGACAAGGTCTCGACCGGGACGACCGTGGTCGACGAGGTGTCGGCGACCGCGGCCGACCACGGGACCTACGTCGCGAACATGATCAACACCCTGATCGTCGCGCCGCCACTCCCGATCACCGAGAGCGAGGTCGACGAGGCCATCGACGCGCTCGACGCCGGGCTCGACGTTTCGGACGACGCAATGGACGACTGA
- a CDS encoding CoA-acylating methylmalonate-semialdehyde dehydrogenase, producing MTLDTTPPWDDVPNYIDGGWSAPSEEGRDVVDPATGETVSTVGFSSSSDVDDAVAAGEAAFEEWRRTPVEERIQPLFRLKALLEDHHDELAEVLVQEHGKTLGEAKGELRRGIENVEVACGIPSMMQAGHLPNAAPDIDETAVRKPLGVFAAVTPFNFPGMIPLWFLPYAVATGNSFILKPSEQDPVVAERLFELLDEAGFPDGVVQLVNGGVDTVNTLLDHDGIEGVSFVGSTPVARTIYERAAASGKRAQAQGGAKNHIVVAESADLEFAARKTISSAFACGGERCLANDVVVVDESVYEEFTDRVVAEAESQVVGYGLDDDTDIGALISPEHEERVREMVATGVDEGAELLLDGRDVAVEAYPDGNFLGPTVFGDVDPEMTIAREEIFGPVLGLLPVSGIDEAIEVLNRSDFGNAASLFTASGADARKARHEADVGNLGVNAGTAAPMAFFHFGGWKDSFFGDLHAQGDDMIRFYTDETVYIERWPDA from the coding sequence ATGACGCTCGATACCACCCCGCCGTGGGACGACGTACCGAACTACATCGACGGCGGCTGGAGCGCGCCATCCGAGGAGGGCCGTGACGTCGTCGATCCCGCGACCGGCGAGACGGTCTCGACGGTGGGCTTCAGTTCGTCGAGCGACGTCGACGACGCCGTCGCGGCCGGCGAAGCGGCGTTCGAGGAGTGGCGGAGGACGCCCGTCGAGGAGCGGATCCAGCCGCTGTTCAGGCTCAAGGCGCTGCTGGAGGACCACCACGACGAGCTCGCGGAGGTACTGGTTCAAGAACACGGCAAGACCCTCGGCGAGGCGAAGGGCGAACTCCGCCGCGGGATCGAGAACGTCGAGGTCGCCTGCGGGATCCCTTCGATGATGCAGGCGGGCCACCTCCCGAACGCCGCCCCCGACATCGACGAGACCGCGGTCCGCAAACCGCTCGGCGTCTTCGCCGCGGTCACCCCGTTCAACTTCCCGGGGATGATCCCGCTCTGGTTCCTGCCCTACGCCGTCGCGACCGGAAACTCGTTCATTCTCAAACCCAGCGAACAGGATCCGGTGGTCGCCGAGCGCCTATTCGAACTCCTCGACGAGGCCGGCTTTCCCGACGGCGTCGTCCAGCTCGTCAACGGCGGCGTCGACACCGTGAACACGCTGCTCGACCACGACGGGATCGAGGGGGTCTCGTTCGTCGGCTCGACGCCCGTCGCGCGCACCATCTACGAGCGGGCGGCGGCGAGCGGCAAGCGCGCCCAGGCCCAGGGCGGCGCGAAGAACCACATCGTCGTGGCCGAGTCGGCCGACCTCGAGTTCGCGGCGAGAAAGACCATCTCGTCGGCGTTCGCCTGCGGCGGCGAACGATGCCTCGCGAACGACGTCGTCGTGGTCGACGAATCCGTCTACGAGGAGTTCACCGACCGCGTCGTCGCGGAGGCCGAGAGCCAGGTCGTCGGCTACGGCCTCGACGACGATACTGACATCGGCGCGCTGATCAGCCCCGAACACGAGGAACGCGTTCGCGAGATGGTCGCCACGGGGGTCGACGAGGGGGCCGAACTCCTGCTCGACGGCCGCGACGTCGCGGTCGAGGCGTACCCCGACGGCAACTTCCTCGGGCCGACCGTCTTCGGCGACGTCGATCCCGAGATGACCATCGCACGCGAGGAGATCTTCGGCCCGGTGCTGGGACTCCTCCCGGTGTCCGGCATCGACGAGGCGATCGAGGTGCTGAACCGAAGCGACTTCGGCAACGCCGCGAGCCTCTTCACCGCCAGCGGGGCCGACGCCCGGAAGGCCCGCCACGAGGCCGACGTCGGCAACCTCGGCGTGAACGCGGGCACCGCCGCCCCGATGGCCTTCTTCCACTTCGGCGGGTGGAAGGACTCCTTCTTCGGCGACCTCCACGCCCAGGGTGACGACATGATCCGATTCTACACCGACGAGACGGTCTACATCGAGCGCTGGCCCGACGCCTGA
- a CDS encoding uracil-xanthine permease family protein — MVIYGVDDKPPLGRSILLGVQHWLTMIGSTIAIPLVLAGALGFNAPQTAQLVGTFFVVSGIGTLAQTTIGNRYPIVQGGTFSMLGPAIAIIGVLAASNAPPEVMMRQLQGAVIVAGLVETAIGYFGVFGRLKKYMGPIVIAVVIGLIGLALLSVGQITAADQNWYLAGLTLALIVLFSQYLDDYSEVLKLFPVLLGLGTAYLVALALSLAGVANVVDLSPVASAPPIRAVVPFQWGMPLFTGSFIVGMIAGMLASAIESFGDYHSVARMAGEGAPNRKRINHGLGMEGLGNVFAGIMGTGNGLTSYTENVGAIGITGVASRYVVQIGALVMIVVGYVGYFGAFVTTIPDPIVGGLFLAMFAQIVGVGLSQLQHVDMNRNRNVFVVGFGLFAGLSIPQYIANVEAASGVTLQAGLANVPLLGPVLGIPEVANTIGIVLGTEIAVGGIAAFVLDNTIPGTKEERGLTAWEEITEDENAFEPAHERFLSNRGSGTRTGDD, encoded by the coding sequence ATGGTGATATACGGGGTCGACGACAAGCCACCGCTGGGGCGGTCGATACTGCTGGGCGTTCAACACTGGTTGACGATGATCGGCTCGACGATCGCCATCCCGTTGGTGCTCGCGGGGGCGCTCGGATTCAATGCACCTCAGACCGCCCAGCTCGTCGGGACCTTCTTCGTCGTCTCGGGGATCGGCACGCTCGCCCAGACCACGATCGGAAACCGGTACCCGATCGTCCAGGGCGGGACCTTCTCGATGCTCGGGCCGGCGATCGCGATCATCGGCGTGCTCGCAGCGAGCAACGCGCCGCCGGAGGTGATGATGCGCCAACTCCAGGGCGCGGTCATCGTCGCGGGCCTCGTCGAGACCGCGATCGGCTACTTCGGCGTGTTCGGCCGGCTGAAGAAGTACATGGGCCCGATCGTGATCGCGGTCGTGATCGGCCTCATCGGGCTCGCACTCCTCAGCGTGGGACAGATCACCGCCGCGGACCAGAACTGGTACCTCGCGGGGCTGACGCTCGCGCTCATTGTGCTGTTCTCGCAGTACCTCGACGACTACTCCGAGGTGCTCAAACTGTTTCCCGTGCTCCTCGGATTGGGTACCGCCTACCTGGTCGCACTCGCGCTCTCGCTCGCGGGAGTGGCGAACGTCGTCGACCTGAGTCCGGTCGCGTCCGCACCGCCGATCCGGGCGGTCGTCCCCTTCCAGTGGGGGATGCCGCTCTTCACTGGCTCCTTCATCGTCGGGATGATCGCGGGGATGCTCGCCTCCGCGATCGAGAGCTTCGGCGACTACCACTCCGTCGCACGGATGGCGGGCGAGGGCGCACCCAACAGGAAGCGGATCAACCACGGCCTCGGGATGGAGGGGCTCGGCAACGTCTTCGCGGGGATCATGGGCACCGGCAACGGTTTGACCTCCTACACCGAGAACGTCGGTGCGATCGGGATCACGGGCGTCGCCTCCCGGTACGTCGTCCAGATCGGCGCGCTCGTGATGATCGTCGTCGGCTACGTCGGCTACTTCGGGGCGTTCGTGACCACGATCCCGGACCCGATCGTCGGCGGGCTCTTCCTCGCGATGTTCGCCCAGATCGTCGGTGTGGGGCTCTCACAGCTCCAGCACGTCGACATGAACCGGAACCGAAACGTGTTCGTCGTTGGTTTCGGGCTGTTCGCGGGGCTCTCGATCCCCCAGTACATCGCGAACGTCGAGGCCGCCTCGGGCGTGACGCTCCAGGCCGGCCTCGCGAACGTGCCGCTTCTGGGACCGGTGCTCGGGATCCCGGAGGTCGCGAACACGATCGGGATCGTGCTCGGGACCGAGATCGCGGTCGGCGGGATCGCCGCGTTCGTCCTCGATAACACGATCCCCGGCACCAAGGAAGAGCGCGGCCTCACCGCCTGGGAGGAGATCACCGAGGACGAGAACGCCTTCGAACCCGCCCACGAACGGTTCCTCTCGAACCGGGGCAGCGGGACGAGGACGGGTGACGACTGA
- a CDS encoding M20 family metallo-hydrolase, translated as MRLDVDKERLVTTMEEQAAIGATDGGGLHRLTLSDEDKAIRDWLRDEMEGLGLDVRVDAFGNMFGRREGTEDLPTVLVGSHMDSQPYGGIYDGQLGVVAALELVRCLEREGIETEHPIEVVNWTNEEGSRYQPAMQGSGVWAGVHDIDEQYDQTDENGARFEDELERIGYKGDVPAEPTEEYEAYLELHIEQGPYLEEGGHDVGVVTGVVGFTWGAITFYGEADHTGPTPMEYRRDALVPAADVITQIRRIPGTLGERTVGSTGYIDAGPNSINVIPGEVTFTWGFRDPSDEVVEEAYQRVLAEAEAAAEREGVEWEHEERMRAPSVEFADQCVEAVAGAADDAGYDSRYIFSGAGHDATHMTSLMDTGMVFAVSDDGKSHNEAEHTSWEDCHAAVTTTVNAAYDLATEEP; from the coding sequence ATGCGACTCGATGTCGACAAGGAGCGACTCGTAACGACGATGGAGGAGCAGGCGGCGATCGGGGCAACCGACGGCGGGGGGCTCCACCGGCTGACGCTCTCGGACGAGGACAAGGCGATCCGTGACTGGCTTCGCGACGAGATGGAGGGGTTGGGACTCGACGTCCGAGTCGATGCGTTCGGCAACATGTTCGGCCGGCGCGAGGGGACCGAGGACCTCCCCACCGTCCTCGTGGGCTCGCACATGGACTCCCAGCCCTACGGCGGGATCTACGACGGTCAGCTCGGAGTCGTCGCCGCGCTTGAGCTCGTTCGGTGTCTCGAACGGGAGGGTATCGAGACCGAACACCCGATCGAGGTCGTCAACTGGACCAACGAGGAGGGCTCGCGCTACCAGCCCGCGATGCAGGGCAGCGGCGTCTGGGCGGGCGTCCACGACATCGACGAACAGTACGACCAGACCGACGAGAACGGGGCCCGGTTCGAGGACGAACTCGAACGGATCGGCTACAAGGGCGACGTACCGGCCGAACCAACCGAGGAGTACGAGGCCTACCTCGAACTCCACATCGAGCAGGGGCCGTATCTGGAGGAAGGTGGCCACGACGTCGGCGTCGTCACCGGCGTGGTGGGATTTACCTGGGGCGCGATCACCTTCTACGGCGAGGCCGACCACACGGGGCCGACGCCGATGGAGTACCGCCGGGACGCGCTGGTGCCGGCCGCCGACGTCATCACCCAGATCCGGCGGATCCCGGGGACCCTCGGCGAGCGCACGGTCGGCTCGACGGGCTACATCGACGCCGGCCCGAACTCGATCAACGTCATCCCGGGCGAGGTCACGTTCACCTGGGGCTTTCGGGACCCGTCGGACGAGGTCGTCGAGGAGGCCTACCAGCGCGTGCTGGCGGAGGCGGAGGCGGCCGCCGAGCGCGAGGGCGTCGAGTGGGAACACGAAGAGCGGATGCGTGCGCCGTCGGTCGAGTTCGCCGACCAGTGCGTCGAGGCGGTCGCGGGGGCAGCCGACGACGCGGGCTACGACTCGCGATACATCTTCAGCGGCGCGGGCCACGACGCCACCCACATGACGTCGCTGATGGACACCGGCATGGTGTTCGCGGTCAGTGACGACGGCAAGAGCCACAACGAGGCCGAACACACCAGTTGGGAGGACTGTCACGCCGCCGTGACGACGACGGTCAACGCGGCCTACGACCTCGCGACCGAGGAGCCATGA
- a CDS encoding LLM class flavin-dependent oxidoreductase → MTTFDRVGIWNWERPDIAEELHYAQYAEEQGLDSVWQGESRLVRDAMTVMGAYTQVTDEIDIAPGVTNCYTRNVALMAQTFSTLDELSGGRMKLGIGAWWDPLASNVGIERENPLRRMWEYCTVTKRLLDLENVTYEGDTLAVENIELDLVRSNADARDVPIYVGATGPTMHKLTGELVGLGVCGGVFMNYLIPPEHNELGVEKLEEGVEKQGGTLGDVDRPQLIAVSMDEDYDAAVENARHLVTQYIGQQPHIRTACGIDPERGEEIKEELGSWPAKEADIERASRLVDDEIVTNVVAAGTPEDVVERVGEYCEAGCTEPVVYSLGDNVEDVIDVFAEHKAS, encoded by the coding sequence ATGACGACGTTCGACCGGGTCGGGATCTGGAACTGGGAGCGCCCGGACATCGCCGAGGAGCTCCACTACGCACAGTACGCCGAGGAGCAGGGACTGGATTCGGTCTGGCAGGGCGAATCACGGCTCGTGCGCGACGCGATGACCGTGATGGGCGCGTACACCCAGGTCACCGACGAGATCGACATCGCGCCGGGCGTGACGAACTGCTACACCCGAAACGTCGCGCTGATGGCCCAGACCTTCTCGACGCTCGACGAGCTCTCGGGCGGGCGAATGAAGCTCGGGATCGGCGCGTGGTGGGACCCGCTCGCGAGCAACGTCGGGATCGAGCGCGAGAACCCGCTTCGGCGGATGTGGGAGTACTGCACCGTCACGAAACGATTGCTCGACCTCGAAAACGTCACCTACGAGGGCGATACGCTGGCCGTCGAGAACATCGAACTCGACCTGGTCCGCTCGAACGCCGACGCCCGCGACGTCCCGATCTACGTCGGCGCGACCGGCCCGACGATGCACAAACTCACGGGGGAACTCGTCGGGCTCGGGGTCTGTGGCGGCGTGTTCATGAACTACCTCATCCCACCGGAGCACAACGAACTCGGCGTCGAGAAGCTCGAAGAAGGCGTCGAAAAGCAGGGCGGAACGCTCGGGGACGTCGACCGGCCACAGCTCATCGCGGTCTCGATGGACGAGGACTACGACGCCGCCGTCGAGAACGCCCGTCACCTCGTGACCCAGTACATCGGCCAGCAGCCCCACATCCGGACGGCCTGCGGGATCGACCCCGAGCGTGGCGAGGAGATCAAGGAGGAGCTCGGGAGCTGGCCGGCGAAGGAGGCGGACATCGAACGCGCGTCCCGACTCGTCGACGACGAGATCGTGACGAACGTCGTCGCGGCGGGGACGCCCGAGGACGTGGTCGAGCGCGTCGGCGAGTACTGCGAGGCGGGCTGTACCGAGCCGGTGGTCTACTCGCTCGGCGACAACGTCGAGGACGTCATCGACGTCTTCGCAGAACACAAGGCGTCGTAG
- a CDS encoding dihydroorotase has translation MVVDRCITGGRVVTAEGSTEAGIAIDEGRIVAIGDAESLPEAAETVDATGLLVMPGAVDVHVHVDDMFSADSYETATSAAAAGGTTTYIDFAWQAWAGDLSIWDEPGTLLDGVERKREKGENALIDYGLHGAITREDPAVFDELADVIDAGVSSFKMFTTYEHGLSNGFMHRAMEHIADEGAVGVFHTEDDSLVDHITAQFKEEGKGDPEWYPKSRPDYVEAMAADDAVRMALETGLQYYGIHTSCRAAADVIDSYQVDGSQIRTETCTHYCTLDDGIFAEMGNLPMIAPPIRKPDDVEAMFEYLKSGTIGVVSTDHCGYRLDQKEVENWWDSAFGANALQVSFPVFYDEAVNRRGLDPELVVEVMCTNPARTFGLPGKGTLEPGTDADIVLFDPEGTDAIDPANNHSVSEFSIYEGREVQGRVKKTFVRGELVADDGDIVGEPGHGEFVAREVPDWGPAGHTRVAE, from the coding sequence ATGGTTGTGGATCGCTGTATCACCGGTGGACGGGTCGTCACTGCCGAGGGAAGTACCGAGGCCGGTATCGCCATCGACGAGGGCCGTATCGTCGCCATCGGGGACGCAGAGAGCTTGCCCGAGGCGGCCGAAACCGTCGACGCGACCGGACTCCTCGTCATGCCCGGCGCGGTCGACGTCCACGTCCACGTCGACGACATGTTCTCGGCCGACAGCTACGAGACGGCGACGAGCGCGGCTGCCGCCGGCGGGACGACCACCTACATCGACTTCGCCTGGCAGGCCTGGGCCGGCGACCTCAGCATCTGGGACGAACCGGGGACGCTCCTCGACGGGGTCGAACGCAAACGGGAGAAGGGCGAGAACGCGCTGATCGACTACGGCCTCCACGGCGCGATCACGCGCGAGGACCCCGCGGTCTTCGACGAACTCGCCGACGTGATCGACGCCGGCGTCTCGTCGTTCAAGATGTTCACGACCTACGAACACGGCCTCTCGAACGGCTTCATGCACCGGGCGATGGAGCACATCGCCGACGAGGGTGCGGTCGGCGTCTTCCACACCGAGGACGACTCGCTCGTCGACCATATCACCGCCCAGTTCAAGGAGGAGGGGAAGGGTGACCCCGAGTGGTATCCGAAGTCGAGACCCGACTACGTCGAGGCGATGGCCGCGGACGACGCGGTCCGGATGGCGCTCGAAACGGGATTGCAGTACTACGGGATCCACACCTCCTGTCGCGCGGCGGCCGACGTGATCGACTCGTACCAGGTGGACGGCAGCCAGATCCGGACCGAGACCTGTACCCACTACTGCACGCTCGACGACGGCATCTTCGCGGAGATGGGCAACCTCCCGATGATCGCACCGCCGATCCGCAAGCCCGACGACGTCGAAGCGATGTTCGAGTACCTCAAGTCGGGAACCATCGGCGTCGTCTCGACCGACCACTGTGGCTATCGGCTCGACCAGAAGGAGGTCGAGAACTGGTGGGACAGCGCCTTCGGCGCGAACGCCCTCCAGGTCAGTTTCCCGGTGTTCTACGACGAGGCCGTCAACCGCCGTGGGCTCGATCCGGAACTCGTCGTCGAGGTGATGTGTACCAACCCCGCCCGGACGTTCGGGCTCCCAGGGAAGGGAACCCTCGAACCCGGCACCGACGCCGATATCGTGCTGTTCGACCCCGAGGGGACCGACGCCATCGACCCGGCGAACAACCACTCGGTCTCGGAGTTCTCGATCTACGAGGGGCGCGAGGTTCAGGGCCGCGTAAAGAAGACCTTCGTTAGGGGCGAACTGGTCGCCGACGACGGCGACATCGTCGGCGAACCGGGCCACGGCGAGTTCGTCGCGCGCGAGGTCCCCGACTGGGGGCCGGCGGGTCACACCCGGGTCGCGGAGTAG
- a CDS encoding IS630 family transposase has product MAHLEDVSADDLREILAEVEGKRATQRVMVGLNYKEGLSQRRLAEMYGRTEKTIYNWLCRLDRLADEPAEEVVYDAPRPGRPPKLDDGQRERLEDALNRPPTELGYDRSTWTPALAREYIAETFGVEYELRRVRELMSEAGLSYRAVRTGAAASAPTETSAAPGKKRWTN; this is encoded by the coding sequence ATGGCACACCTCGAAGACGTCTCGGCGGACGACCTCCGGGAGATCCTCGCGGAGGTGGAGGGAAAACGGGCCACACAGCGCGTGATGGTCGGACTCAACTACAAGGAGGGGCTCTCCCAGCGGCGGCTGGCGGAGATGTACGGTCGAACCGAGAAGACGATCTACAACTGGCTCTGCCGGCTCGACCGGCTCGCGGACGAACCCGCCGAAGAGGTGGTGTACGACGCGCCGCGACCGGGCCGCCCGCCGAAACTCGACGACGGGCAGCGCGAGCGACTCGAAGACGCCCTCAACCGGCCGCCCACGGAACTCGGCTACGACCGCTCGACGTGGACGCCGGCGCTCGCGCGCGAGTACATCGCCGAGACGTTCGGCGTCGAGTACGAACTCCGTCGCGTTCGGGAACTCATGAGCGAAGCGGGGCTCTCCTACAGGGCGGTTCGGACGGGGGCCGCGGCTTCCGCTCCGACGGAGACCAGCGCCGCGCCCGGCAAAAAGCGGTGGACGAACTAA
- a CDS encoding mandelate racemase/muconate lactonizing enzyme family protein yields the protein MSDLEITDFETYLVANPWKPWVFVEIETNEGITGLAEATTHDKPRTVAAAIDEMSNFFIGRDPFDTEALWLEMYRDEWFSKGVINTTVCSAVDMACWDIKGKVLDKPVYELLGGAVHGTELRTYANGWYQDTGHTPEGFAKQAQKVVDDGYDAMKFDPFGTAWQSMSRKEQNNSVNIVGAIRDQVGPDVDLMIECHGRFSAGQAVEIAREMAEFEPTWFEEPCPPDSINSLAEVARKSPIPVSTGERHMTKHDFYELVTRTDVDLFQPDLMNTGGITEGKKIAGLAEADHVDLAPHNPQGPVAGAIYGHFCTSIPNFRIQEMFQTYDVDWVDDLMNKPLVVEDGYMQIPEGPGFGIELNHDVVEEHEYTEDKVHTIDLWESGWEERADEKR from the coding sequence ATGTCGGATCTGGAAATCACGGACTTCGAGACGTACCTCGTCGCGAATCCCTGGAAACCCTGGGTGTTCGTCGAGATCGAGACCAACGAGGGTATCACCGGGCTGGCCGAGGCCACGACCCACGACAAACCACGGACCGTCGCAGCGGCGATCGACGAGATGTCGAACTTCTTCATCGGGCGCGACCCCTTCGACACGGAGGCGCTCTGGCTCGAGATGTACCGCGACGAGTGGTTCTCGAAGGGCGTCATCAACACCACCGTCTGCTCGGCGGTCGACATGGCCTGCTGGGACATCAAGGGGAAGGTCCTCGACAAGCCAGTCTACGAGCTCCTCGGTGGAGCCGTCCACGGAACCGAACTCCGCACGTACGCGAACGGCTGGTACCAGGACACGGGCCACACGCCCGAGGGCTTCGCGAAGCAGGCCCAGAAGGTCGTCGACGACGGCTACGACGCCATGAAGTTCGATCCCTTCGGGACCGCGTGGCAGTCGATGTCCCGGAAGGAACAGAACAACTCCGTCAACATCGTCGGCGCGATCCGCGACCAGGTCGGTCCGGACGTCGACCTCATGATCGAGTGCCACGGCCGCTTCTCGGCGGGTCAGGCCGTCGAGATCGCCCGCGAGATGGCCGAGTTCGAGCCGACCTGGTTCGAGGAGCCGTGTCCCCCGGACTCGATCAACAGCCTCGCCGAGGTCGCGCGGAAGTCGCCGATCCCCGTCTCGACGGGCGAGCGCCACATGACGAAACACGACTTCTACGAGCTCGTCACGCGAACCGACGTGGACCTCTTCCAGCCCGACCTGATGAACACTGGCGGGATCACCGAGGGCAAGAAGATCGCCGGCCTCGCCGAGGCCGACCACGTCGACCTCGCCCCGCACAACCCGCAGGGCCCGGTCGCGGGCGCTATCTACGGGCACTTCTGTACCTCGATCCCGAACTTCCGGATCCAGGAGATGTTCCAGACCTACGACGTCGACTGGGTCGACGACCTCATGAACAAACCGCTGGTCGTCGAGGACGGCTACATGCAGATCCCGGAGGGCCCCGGGTTCGGCATCGAACTCAACCACGACGTCGTCGAGGAGCACGAATACACGGAGGACAAGGTCCACACCATCGACCTCTGGGAGAGCGGCTGGGAAGAGCGCGCCGACGAGAAGCGGTAG